In Rhodococcus rhodochrous, a single genomic region encodes these proteins:
- a CDS encoding transposase, with translation MVPSTWQATDSPAFPHLLDQLRVPRLAGGRPRTRPDRVRGDKAYSSRAHRALLRRRRIGAVIAEPSDQAGHRRRRGSGGGRPPAFDSADYRGRNVVERRFCHLKQWRGLATRYDKLATVYRAAVVLNAVVAWTKHLSDIP, from the coding sequence GTGGTCCCATCAACCTGGCAAGCGACAGATTCGCCTGCCTTCCCGCATCTGCTCGACCAATTGCGAGTCCCCCGTCTGGCCGGTGGACGTCCGCGCACCAGGCCGGACCGGGTCCGCGGTGACAAGGCATACTCCTCGCGCGCCCACCGTGCGCTGCTGCGGCGGCGCCGCATCGGCGCGGTCATCGCCGAACCGTCCGATCAGGCCGGACATCGTCGCCGACGCGGATCAGGTGGTGGCAGACCGCCGGCATTCGATTCGGCTGACTATCGCGGCCGCAATGTGGTTGAACGCCGGTTCTGCCATCTCAAGCAGTGGCGTGGATTGGCCACGCGATATGACAAACTCGCGACCGTCTACCGCGCTGCCGTAGTGCTGAACGCCGTCGTCGCCTGGACAAAGCATTTGTCAGACATACCCTAG
- a CDS encoding alpha/beta fold hydrolase, protein MALLTRSPYRCPGDGSVIHHACAGLLTYWERPVEEHVARTSLGDTYVLTTGPATAPPIVVLAGGDLPAAGLRLLAEQFGEHHRVVLVDVPGLPGASAGSRPDSRIHSVYGHWLVEVLDALGVERVPVIGLGWSASVAAAVEDPDRIEKLVIAAPLGLVPRVRWNRALIPGLQWRNEPNFENTERYLRALAGCDYRPDEQTLRWSCRVGAYCTSLTNMPRIERAVLRRWRGRPVEVVVGSKDPLVQVDALNKLADDMGAHFVALPEVGHLLAVEAPAALAATAAAVAVTEN, encoded by the coding sequence ATGGCGTTGCTGACACGTTCGCCCTACCGCTGCCCCGGAGACGGCAGCGTGATCCACCACGCGTGCGCAGGACTGCTGACCTACTGGGAGCGTCCCGTCGAGGAGCACGTCGCCCGCACCTCGCTGGGCGACACCTACGTGCTCACCACGGGTCCTGCGACCGCACCGCCGATCGTGGTGCTCGCGGGTGGCGACCTCCCGGCGGCGGGGCTGCGTCTGCTCGCCGAGCAGTTCGGCGAGCATCACCGGGTGGTGCTCGTGGATGTGCCGGGCCTTCCCGGTGCGAGCGCCGGCAGCCGGCCCGACAGCCGGATCCACAGCGTCTACGGCCACTGGCTCGTCGAGGTGCTCGATGCACTCGGCGTCGAGCGGGTTCCCGTGATCGGTCTCGGCTGGTCGGCCTCCGTGGCTGCTGCGGTGGAGGATCCCGACCGCATCGAGAAGCTGGTGATCGCCGCGCCGCTGGGTCTCGTCCCGCGCGTCCGGTGGAACCGCGCCCTCATTCCCGGCCTGCAGTGGCGCAACGAGCCCAACTTCGAGAACACCGAGCGGTACCTTCGAGCACTCGCGGGATGCGACTACCGGCCCGACGAACAGACCCTGCGGTGGTCCTGCCGTGTCGGCGCGTACTGCACGTCGCTGACGAACATGCCCCGCATCGAGCGGGCCGTGCTGCGCCGCTGGCGCGGGCGCCCGGTCGAGGTCGTCGTGGGAAGCAAGGATCCCCTCGTGCAGGTCGACGCGCTGAACAAGCTGGCCGACGACATGGGTGCGCATTTCGTGGCGCTTCCCGAGGTGGGTCATCTCCTCGCGGTCGAGGCGCCGGCCGCTCTCGCGGCGACGGCCGCAGCCGTAGCGGTAACGGAGAACTGA
- a CDS encoding glutaminase: MRSPLPDYLTEVLRGCADSSGALADYIPELARADPDRFALTLVTAEGAMYSVGDDDTEFTIQSISKPFVYGLALQQRGFDAVLDVIDVEPSGEAFNEVSLERNTGRPLNPMINAGALAAHALVLDGRQPEASVEDIRSLLSSLAGRELTIDEKVASSELENSYRNVAIANLLRGYEVFEDDPDEIVEGYIRQCSVTVTTKDLAMMAATLAAGGVQPVTCEEIFSRDVVRQVLSVMATCGMYDAAGDWLSTVGIPAKSGVSGGIIGILPGQLGIAAYSPRLDDHGTSVQGVAAFGRLSRDMNLHLMDAPMVAHSVLRRRHVIGDGDESLTLLELQGDLQFTSSEGLVTAVVDEPVETKRLVFDLSLVRTILPVGRRMLLEMIGRLHRDGVEVVVIDPEGHLPEPDTGYGFRPQVHASWEELEAQG, encoded by the coding sequence ATGCGTTCACCGTTGCCGGATTATCTGACCGAAGTGCTCCGAGGATGTGCCGACAGTTCGGGTGCCCTCGCCGACTACATCCCGGAACTGGCGAGGGCCGACCCGGACCGGTTCGCCCTCACCCTCGTGACAGCCGAAGGTGCGATGTACTCCGTGGGCGACGACGACACCGAGTTCACGATCCAGTCGATCTCGAAGCCCTTCGTCTACGGTCTCGCACTGCAGCAGAGAGGCTTCGACGCCGTGCTCGACGTGATCGACGTCGAACCCTCCGGGGAGGCGTTCAACGAGGTCTCGCTCGAACGCAACACGGGCCGTCCGCTCAACCCGATGATCAATGCCGGTGCGCTCGCCGCACACGCCCTGGTACTCGACGGCCGGCAACCCGAGGCCTCGGTGGAGGACATCCGTTCCCTGTTGTCGTCCCTGGCCGGCCGCGAGCTGACGATCGACGAGAAGGTCGCGTCGTCGGAGCTCGAGAACTCCTATCGCAATGTCGCCATCGCCAATCTCCTTCGGGGGTACGAGGTTTTCGAGGACGATCCCGACGAGATCGTCGAGGGGTACATCCGGCAGTGCTCGGTGACGGTGACGACCAAGGATCTCGCGATGATGGCCGCGACGCTCGCGGCGGGCGGTGTGCAACCCGTGACGTGCGAGGAGATCTTCTCGCGGGACGTGGTGCGTCAGGTGCTGTCGGTGATGGCGACCTGTGGGATGTACGACGCGGCGGGGGACTGGCTCTCCACCGTCGGCATCCCCGCCAAGAGCGGCGTGTCCGGAGGAATCATAGGAATCCTACCGGGACAGTTGGGTATTGCTGCGTACTCGCCGCGCCTCGACGACCACGGCACCAGCGTCCAGGGGGTCGCCGCCTTCGGTCGTCTCTCCCGCGATATGAACCTGCATCTGATGGACGCGCCGATGGTCGCACACTCGGTGTTGCGCAGAAGACATGTCATCGGTGATGGTGATGAGTCTCTCACCCTCCTCGAGTTGCAGGGCGACCTCCAGTTCACCAGTTCCGAGGGTCTCGTGACGGCCGTGGTCGACGAGCCGGTGGAGACGAAACGCCTGGTCTTCGACCTGTCCCTCGTCCGCACCATCCTGCCGGTCGGCCGAAGGATGTTGCTGGAGATGATCGGTCGGCTCCACCGGGACGGCGTGGAGGTCGTCGTGATCGACCCCGAAGGGCATCTGCCCGAGCCCGACACCGGCTACGGCTTCCGACCGCAGGTCCACGCCTCGTGGGAGGAGCTGGAGGCGCAGGGGTGA
- a CDS encoding phosphodiesterase has product MTALSSALSVPFRVGSALRGARVFHPRGATFEGVAELESSWWPRQIPRPTPVVARVSRAIGTPDGMPDVLGLAVRFATKTGPWDVLLASAHLPARVALLPARSWSSARYSTLMAYRTDSDPTPRWITAVPRGRQPSSTTSVQALEVPIEFSLLVGSARGPLEAAGRLTLTRRLPEKDSEQPSFDPTVHCPGFVDPWPGWLVETRRDAYRASRAGRGASLARPQHTVS; this is encoded by the coding sequence ATGACTGCTCTGTCGTCGGCGCTGTCCGTGCCGTTCCGAGTGGGATCCGCGCTGCGCGGAGCACGCGTGTTCCACCCGCGCGGTGCGACCTTCGAAGGGGTCGCCGAACTCGAGTCGTCCTGGTGGCCGCGGCAGATTCCCCGTCCTACCCCTGTCGTCGCCCGGGTGTCGCGGGCCATCGGCACACCGGACGGGATGCCGGACGTGCTCGGTCTCGCGGTGCGCTTCGCCACGAAGACCGGACCGTGGGACGTCCTGCTCGCATCGGCCCATCTGCCGGCCCGGGTGGCGTTGCTGCCGGCCCGTTCGTGGTCGAGTGCCCGCTACAGCACACTCATGGCCTATCGGACCGACAGCGATCCCACGCCGCGGTGGATCACCGCCGTTCCGCGCGGACGACAACCGTCCTCGACGACCTCCGTGCAGGCACTCGAGGTACCGATCGAGTTCTCCCTCCTGGTGGGTTCCGCCCGCGGGCCTCTGGAAGCGGCGGGACGTCTGACGCTGACCCGCCGCCTGCCCGAGAAGGATTCGGAGCAGCCGTCATTCGATCCGACCGTCCACTGCCCCGGATTCGTCGATCCGTGGCCGGGATGGCTCGTCGAGACGCGGCGCGACGCCTACCGGGCGAGCCGGGCCGGACGAGGCGCCTCCCTCGCCCGACCGCAGCACACCGTCAGCTGA
- a CDS encoding hemerythrin domain-containing protein has product MSTDAIVLLKEDHKEIKKLFRDFRKAEGEKEKGKIVDRIIEALTVHTYLENECMYPEVRSLLPDLEDDILESYEEHHVADVLVIELAGMKPDAERFDAKTTVLIENVEHHIDEEEDEWFPKVREALGRKQLQDIGARMLEMKKDAPRSPAQPSALKKTIDAVIS; this is encoded by the coding sequence GTGTCCACAGACGCGATCGTGTTGCTGAAGGAAGACCACAAGGAGATCAAGAAACTCTTCCGCGACTTCCGGAAGGCCGAGGGGGAGAAGGAGAAGGGCAAGATCGTCGACAGGATCATCGAAGCCCTCACCGTGCACACCTATCTCGAGAACGAGTGCATGTACCCCGAGGTGCGTTCCCTGCTCCCCGATCTCGAGGACGACATCCTCGAATCGTACGAGGAACACCACGTCGCCGACGTGCTCGTCATCGAACTGGCCGGGATGAAGCCCGACGCAGAGCGTTTCGATGCGAAGACGACGGTCCTCATCGAGAACGTCGAGCATCACATCGACGAGGAGGAGGACGAGTGGTTCCCCAAGGTGCGCGAGGCGCTCGGCCGTAAGCAGTTGCAGGACATCGGTGCCCGCATGCTCGAGATGAAGAAGGACGCCCCGCGGTCACCGGCGCAGCCGTCCGCGCTGAAGAAGACGATCGACGCGGTGATCAGCTGA
- a CDS encoding LysR family transcriptional regulator encodes MEVVFDPVHLKSFLAVERERGFTAAAHRLGLRQSTVSQHVARLEKEIGRRLFVRDTHNVELTADGADMVAFAREILDRHDAARRHFSESPLSGRLRFGVSEDLVLYELPSILAEFRRSHPRIDLELTVDLSEDLQRRLDDNELDLVFGKRRPGSRHGEMIFRERLVFLSAPDYVLDPDEPTPLVSYPSPALTRDIALEVLQRSGRGVRVACTTDSLNGLRAAALAGLGVVLHAERLPPPGLVPVRDPQRLLPDAGEIEFVLMARRSVLSGPEAALRSAILANADRVRV; translated from the coding sequence ATGGAGGTCGTGTTCGATCCGGTACATCTGAAGAGCTTCCTCGCCGTCGAGCGGGAACGCGGCTTCACCGCGGCCGCCCACCGCCTCGGCCTGCGACAGTCGACGGTCAGTCAGCACGTCGCGCGGCTCGAGAAGGAGATCGGACGCCGCCTGTTCGTACGCGACACGCACAATGTCGAGCTCACGGCGGACGGTGCCGACATGGTCGCCTTCGCCCGCGAGATCCTCGATCGCCACGATGCCGCGCGCAGACACTTCTCGGAGTCGCCGCTCAGCGGCCGGCTGCGTTTCGGGGTCTCCGAGGACCTGGTGCTCTACGAGCTGCCGTCGATCCTCGCCGAGTTCCGGCGTAGTCATCCCCGCATCGATCTCGAACTCACGGTGGATCTGAGCGAGGACCTGCAGCGCCGGCTCGACGACAACGAGCTCGATCTGGTCTTCGGCAAGCGCCGGCCCGGCAGCCGCCACGGCGAGATGATCTTCCGCGAGCGCCTCGTCTTCCTCTCCGCCCCCGATTACGTCCTCGATCCGGACGAGCCGACACCGCTGGTGTCCTATCCGTCGCCGGCCCTGACCCGCGACATCGCGCTCGAGGTCCTCCAGCGCAGTGGGCGCGGTGTCCGCGTCGCATGCACGACCGACAGTCTCAACGGCCTGCGCGCCGCGGCGCTCGCCGGACTGGGCGTGGTGTTGCATGCCGAACGGCTCCCTCCGCCCGGTCTCGTCCCGGTGCGCGATCCCCAGCGACTGCTTCCCGATGCGGGGGAGATCGAGTTCGTGCTCATGGCGCGTCGTTCCGTGCTCAGCGGTCCGGAGGCGGCCCTGCGGTCGGCCATCCTCGCGAATGCGGATCGCGTGCGCGTGTGA
- a CDS encoding bile acid:sodium symporter family protein encodes MLSKIPVLGRLDPFLLAILATVAVAALLPADGVVLDGVNWAAKIAIGLLFFLYGARLSTQEAIEGLKHWRLHLTILATTFVVFPLLGLAAKVLVPSILTDPLYLGVLYLCLLPSTVQSAIALVSVARGNIPGSIVSASASSLIGIFATPLLVALTMSTQGVTFSGSAVLDIVLMLLVPFVAGQLLRRWIGGWVKAHGKPLKLVDRGSIMLVVYVAFSRGMNEGIWSMISVGRLLALVGVCAVLLVIVLALTWYSSRGLGFEYQDRVAILFCGSTKSLATGLPMAIVLFPGQPIGLIVLPLMLFHQMQLLVCAALAGRLAKKAPDGLVAV; translated from the coding sequence GTGCTCTCCAAGATCCCCGTGCTCGGACGACTCGACCCGTTCCTGCTCGCCATCCTCGCCACCGTCGCCGTCGCTGCCCTGCTGCCCGCCGACGGGGTCGTACTCGACGGCGTGAACTGGGCCGCCAAGATCGCCATCGGGCTGCTGTTCTTCCTGTACGGCGCGCGCCTGTCCACGCAGGAGGCCATCGAGGGTCTCAAGCACTGGCGTCTGCACCTGACGATCCTCGCCACGACCTTCGTCGTCTTCCCGCTGCTCGGCCTGGCCGCGAAGGTGCTCGTGCCGTCGATCCTGACCGACCCGCTCTATCTCGGCGTCCTCTATCTGTGCCTGTTGCCGTCCACGGTGCAGTCCGCCATCGCGCTCGTCTCGGTGGCGCGCGGCAACATCCCCGGCTCGATCGTCTCGGCCAGTGCCTCGAGTCTCATCGGAATCTTTGCGACGCCACTGCTCGTCGCGCTGACGATGTCCACCCAGGGCGTCACCTTCAGCGGGTCGGCCGTGCTCGACATCGTGCTGATGCTGCTCGTGCCGTTCGTCGCCGGTCAGCTCCTGCGGCGCTGGATCGGCGGCTGGGTGAAGGCCCACGGAAAGCCGCTCAAGCTCGTCGACCGCGGATCGATCATGCTGGTCGTGTACGTGGCGTTCAGCCGCGGCATGAACGAAGGAATCTGGTCGATGATCTCGGTGGGCCGCCTGCTCGCCCTCGTCGGTGTGTGCGCGGTGCTGCTCGTGATCGTGCTCGCACTGACCTGGTACTCGTCGCGCGGACTCGGTTTCGAATACCAGGACCGTGTCGCGATCCTCTTCTGCGGCTCCACGAAGTCCCTCGCCACCGGTCTGCCCATGGCGATCGTGCTCTTCCCCGGCCAGCCCATCGGCCTGATCGTGCTGCCGCTCATGCTGTTCCACCAGATGCAGCTCCTGGTGTGCGCGGCCCTCGCCGGCCGGTTGGCGAAGAAGGCACCGGATGGGCTCGTAGCCGTATAG
- a CDS encoding alpha/beta fold hydrolase: MGLLFHDHLHDEFGTWPLAYIPYGGADFGEIAAVARQVGEGDDADFYRAWVEAGDRLVTEAETCAAAGHDDSARELFLRASAYYATAYHPLYGSPVDPRLIAAFDKQVAAFDAGLAIGETPVTPDRIPFEDTTLPGYLIPAPGHENSVRPLVVFTNGYDATITDMYFASAVAALRRGYHCLLFDGPGQGEMLYKQKMPMRPDWEVVVRAVIDHATASPIVDPERIVLSGWSLGGYLAPRAASGEHRLAAVVADPGQWSVAAGTRALGAAFGLSPEVLDDPLSMSEQDADAIMAAVESDPSLRWKIVSRGFWVNGVSDIRELFAEMNKYTLDEVGERISCPVVVTAAENDVLARGAGTFGDRLGDKVTLIPFTDAEGAGGHCEMTNRTLLNRRVLDRLDELLKHSP; this comes from the coding sequence ATGGGTCTGCTCTTCCACGATCATCTGCACGACGAGTTCGGAACCTGGCCACTGGCCTACATCCCCTACGGCGGCGCCGACTTCGGCGAGATCGCCGCAGTGGCCCGGCAGGTGGGGGAGGGTGACGACGCGGACTTCTACCGGGCGTGGGTCGAGGCCGGGGACCGTCTCGTCACCGAAGCGGAGACCTGCGCGGCCGCCGGACACGACGATTCGGCACGCGAGTTGTTCCTGCGGGCGAGCGCCTACTACGCGACCGCCTACCACCCGCTGTACGGCTCCCCGGTCGACCCGCGTCTGATCGCCGCCTTCGACAAGCAGGTGGCGGCCTTCGATGCCGGGCTGGCGATCGGGGAGACGCCCGTGACTCCCGACAGGATTCCGTTCGAGGACACCACGCTGCCGGGCTACCTGATTCCCGCACCCGGTCACGAGAACAGCGTGCGGCCGCTCGTCGTCTTCACCAACGGATACGACGCCACGATCACCGACATGTACTTCGCATCGGCCGTGGCAGCGCTGCGGCGCGGCTACCACTGTCTCCTGTTCGACGGACCGGGCCAGGGCGAGATGCTCTACAAGCAGAAGATGCCGATGCGTCCGGACTGGGAAGTGGTCGTGCGCGCGGTGATCGATCATGCGACGGCCTCCCCCATCGTCGACCCCGAACGCATCGTCCTGAGCGGATGGAGTCTCGGTGGGTATCTCGCGCCGCGCGCAGCATCCGGTGAGCATCGTCTGGCCGCGGTGGTCGCCGATCCCGGTCAGTGGAGCGTCGCGGCCGGCACTCGGGCCCTCGGGGCAGCATTCGGCCTCTCCCCCGAGGTCCTCGACGATCCTCTCTCGATGAGCGAGCAGGACGCCGACGCGATCATGGCTGCGGTGGAGTCGGATCCGTCGCTGCGCTGGAAGATCGTCTCCCGTGGATTCTGGGTCAACGGGGTCTCCGACATCCGGGAACTGTTCGCGGAGATGAACAAGTACACACTCGACGAGGTCGGTGAGCGTATCTCGTGCCCGGTCGTGGTGACGGCAGCCGAGAACGATGTCCTCGCGCGGGGAGCAGGAACATTCGGAGATCGGCTCGGCGACAAGGTGACTCTCATCCCGTTCACCGATGCCGAGGGTGCGGGTGGGCACTGCGAGATGACCAACCGCACCCTGCTCAACAGGCGGGTTCTCGATCGACTCGACGAACTCCTGAAGCACTCTCCCTGA
- a CDS encoding 4-hydroxybenzoate 3-monooxygenase — translation MNATRTVVTTEVGIVGGGPAGLMLSHLLAKAGIDNIVVEKRDHETIRTTHRAGILEHGSVSLLTESGVDTRVLNEGHRHDGIDLRFGGESHRIDFRDLVGESVWLYPQNEVFVDLAASRERDGGDVRYSSCDTEVLDITTDTPKIRFTESDGTPVEIRCRILVGADGSQSICRKAIPGDVRTDHFIEYPFAWFGILTEAPPSAPELIYARSDHGFALISQRNESVQRMYFQCDPSEDASTWSEERIWDELQRRVDGPDGFELERGRIFEQMVLPFRSYVCEPMRHGNLFLAGDAGHTVPPTGAKGLNLALADVRVLFRALDSFFSTGSSDLLDAYSDTALERVWKAQNFSYWMTSMLHTREDATSFENKRALGELAAVVGSRYGQQYLAEAYTGWPDR, via the coding sequence ATGAACGCAACCCGCACGGTCGTCACCACCGAAGTCGGCATCGTCGGCGGCGGCCCGGCAGGTCTCATGCTCTCCCACCTCCTCGCGAAGGCGGGGATCGACAACATCGTCGTCGAGAAGCGTGATCACGAGACCATCCGGACCACCCACCGTGCGGGCATCCTCGAGCACGGCTCGGTGTCGCTGCTCACCGAGAGTGGAGTCGACACCCGTGTCCTGAACGAAGGGCACCGCCACGACGGCATCGATCTGCGCTTCGGAGGCGAGAGTCACCGTATCGATTTCCGGGACCTCGTGGGTGAGTCGGTGTGGTTGTATCCGCAGAACGAGGTCTTCGTCGACCTGGCCGCCTCGCGCGAACGCGACGGTGGTGATGTGCGCTACAGCTCTTGCGACACAGAGGTTCTCGACATCACCACCGACACACCGAAGATCCGGTTCACCGAATCCGACGGCACGCCGGTCGAGATCCGGTGCCGCATCCTCGTCGGAGCCGACGGATCACAGAGCATCTGCCGCAAGGCGATTCCGGGCGACGTCCGCACCGACCACTTCATCGAGTACCCCTTCGCATGGTTCGGGATCCTCACAGAGGCTCCGCCGAGCGCACCCGAATTGATCTATGCGCGTTCGGATCATGGATTCGCCCTCATCAGTCAACGCAACGAGTCGGTGCAGCGGATGTACTTCCAGTGCGATCCGTCCGAGGACGCGTCGACGTGGAGCGAGGAGCGGATCTGGGACGAGCTGCAGAGGCGTGTCGACGGCCCCGACGGTTTCGAGCTGGAGCGCGGCCGGATCTTCGAGCAGATGGTCCTGCCCTTCCGCTCGTATGTGTGCGAACCGATGCGGCACGGAAACCTGTTCCTGGCAGGCGATGCCGGGCACACCGTCCCGCCGACCGGTGCGAAGGGGCTCAATCTCGCCCTGGCCGACGTCCGGGTGCTCTTCCGCGCGCTCGACTCGTTCTTCTCCACCGGTTCGTCCGATCTGCTCGACGCCTACAGCGACACGGCGCTGGAGCGCGTGTGGAAGGCGCAGAACTTCTCGTACTGGATGACCTCGATGCTCCACACCCGTGAGGACGCAACGTCGTTCGAGAACAAGCGGGCACTGGGTGAACTCGCCGCGGTCGTCGGCTCCCGGTACGGGCAGCAGTATCTCGCGGAGGCGTACACGGGCTGGCCCGACCGCTGA
- a CDS encoding IclR family transcriptional regulator — translation MANSPSGDSMLDRVVRILESFDDTQPRLTVGSLARRSGIPQATAYRLVGELVQHGLLTRDDDGRVRLGLRLWELVARSAPARDLREAALPFLQDVQSVVHQHTQLAVLQDDEVLVLERLSASDSVVNQASVARRLPVHDTSLGMSMLAFSPAEVQEAYRRRHPEVEKRFAATTRDFRRALAEVRRRGYARFDGVLDEGTTGIAVPVLARSGHALAALGVVVPTGASRQQAVVPVLMAAARGIARGVGERPPD, via the coding sequence ATGGCCAACTCGCCGTCCGGTGACTCGATGCTCGATCGCGTCGTTCGCATCCTCGAGTCGTTCGACGACACCCAACCCCGCCTGACGGTCGGGAGTCTTGCCCGCAGGTCCGGCATCCCGCAGGCCACGGCCTATCGGCTCGTCGGCGAGTTGGTGCAGCACGGTCTGCTCACCCGGGACGACGACGGGCGGGTGCGGCTCGGTCTGCGCCTGTGGGAACTCGTCGCGCGCAGCGCACCCGCGCGCGATCTGCGGGAGGCGGCACTGCCCTTCCTGCAGGACGTGCAGTCGGTGGTGCACCAGCACACCCAGCTCGCGGTCCTGCAGGACGACGAGGTCCTCGTCCTCGAACGGCTGTCGGCGTCCGATTCGGTGGTCAACCAGGCCTCGGTCGCGCGTCGGCTCCCCGTCCACGACACGTCGCTGGGCATGTCGATGCTCGCGTTCTCACCTGCGGAGGTGCAGGAAGCCTATCGGCGACGACATCCCGAGGTGGAGAAGCGTTTCGCTGCGACGACGAGAGATTTCCGTCGCGCGCTCGCGGAGGTCCGCCGACGGGGTTATGCGCGCTTCGACGGTGTGCTCGACGAGGGCACCACGGGCATCGCGGTGCCCGTCCTCGCACGGTCGGGTCATGCACTGGCGGCGCTCGGCGTGGTGGTGCCCACCGGCGCGTCCCGGCAGCAGGCCGTCGTGCCTGTCCTCATGGCCGCTGCCCGCGGCATCGCGCGCGGAGTGGGCGAGCGTCCCCCGGACTGA
- a CDS encoding ArsR/SmtB family transcription factor, whose amino-acid sequence MSNQDLVSDDACCSPLVREPLTGDRAVGLARMFKALGDPVRLRLLSLVASHAGGEACVCDISGSFDLSQPTISHHLRVLREAGLLECERRGTWVYYWVVPAALRQLSDVLGIESIEVPA is encoded by the coding sequence GTGTCGAATCAAGATCTCGTGAGTGACGACGCGTGTTGCTCTCCGCTCGTGCGCGAACCCCTGACGGGCGATCGCGCCGTCGGCCTCGCCCGGATGTTCAAGGCCCTCGGCGATCCGGTGCGTCTGCGGTTGCTGTCGCTCGTCGCGAGTCATGCCGGCGGTGAGGCGTGCGTATGCGATATCTCGGGATCGTTCGATCTGTCCCAACCGACGATCTCGCACCACCTCAGAGTTCTGCGCGAGGCAGGCCTGCTCGAGTGCGAGCGTCGCGGCACCTGGGTGTACTACTGGGTGGTTCCGGCTGCACTACGGCAACTCTCCGATGTACTCGGGATCGAGTCGATCGAGGTACCCGCATGA
- the arsB gene encoding ACR3 family arsenite efflux transporter, which yields MSERTAVDTPVMGRMSTLDRFLPVWIGTAIVVGLLLGRMIPGLGEALGFIEIDGISLPIALGLLIMMYPVLAKVRYDRLDTVTGDRTLLISSLILNWIVGPALMFALAWLMLPDLPEYRTGLIIVGLARCIAMVIIWNDLACGDREAAAVLVAINSVFQVIMFAALGWFYLSVLPGWLGLEQTGLDVSPWEIAKSVLIFLGIPLVAGFLTRRFGEKAKGRSWYEQTFLPRIGPWALYGLLFTIVVLFALQGEQITSRPLDVVRIALPLLAYFAIMWGSGYLFGAAVGLGYERTTTLAFTAAGNNFELAIAVAIGTFGVASGQALAGVVGPLIEVPVLVALVYVALALRTRFAARAGGAS from the coding sequence ATGAGTGAGCGAACTGCGGTGGACACTCCCGTGATGGGCAGGATGTCGACACTCGACCGCTTCCTTCCCGTGTGGATCGGCACCGCCATCGTCGTCGGCCTGCTGCTCGGCCGCATGATTCCCGGACTCGGAGAAGCCCTGGGTTTCATCGAGATCGACGGGATCTCGCTGCCGATCGCCCTCGGCTTGCTGATCATGATGTACCCGGTGCTGGCGAAGGTGCGCTACGACCGTCTCGACACGGTCACCGGCGACCGCACCCTGTTGATCTCGTCGCTGATCCTCAACTGGATCGTCGGTCCCGCACTGATGTTCGCGCTCGCGTGGCTGATGTTGCCGGATCTGCCCGAATACCGCACCGGTCTGATCATCGTCGGCCTCGCGCGCTGCATCGCGATGGTGATCATCTGGAACGACCTCGCGTGCGGCGACCGGGAAGCCGCAGCCGTGCTGGTCGCGATCAACTCGGTCTTCCAGGTGATCATGTTCGCCGCTCTCGGCTGGTTCTACCTGTCGGTGCTGCCCGGATGGCTCGGCCTCGAGCAGACCGGTCTCGACGTCTCCCCGTGGGAGATCGCGAAATCCGTGCTGATCTTCCTCGGGATCCCGCTCGTCGCCGGTTTCCTCACTCGTCGATTCGGCGAGAAGGCCAAGGGCCGCAGCTGGTACGAGCAGACCTTCCTGCCGCGCATCGGACCGTGGGCGCTGTACGGACTGCTGTTCACCATCGTGGTCCTGTTCGCGCTGCAGGGTGAACAGATCACCTCGCGACCACTCGACGTCGTACGCATCGCGCTGCCCCTGCTGGCGTACTTCGCGATCATGTGGGGGAGCGGGTATCTGTTCGGCGCTGCAGTAGGACTCGGCTACGAACGCACCACCACACTCGCCTTCACCGCCGCGGGCAACAACTTCGAGCTCGCCATCGCCGTCGCGATCGGCACGTTCGGGGTCGCGTCCGGGCAGGCACTGGCGGGAGTCGTCGGCCCCCTCATCGAAGTGCCCGTCCTCGTCGCACTCGTGTACGTGGCTCTGGCTCTGCGCACACGTTTCGCCGCACGCGCCGGAGGTGCGTCGTGA